In the genome of Triticum urartu cultivar G1812 chromosome 5, Tu2.1, whole genome shotgun sequence, one region contains:
- the LOC125507464 gene encoding protein MKS1-like: MVGGDRPVLSSVSRRLAPTIIFGKHTRLFLGCSGQQPPCPVGRGFLLLPLISWQRPSTARNQSTLVFFLPHSVGYSSSSSSRCERSMDASSSEDRQSPRSRQLQLQGPRPPRLSVSKDSHKVRKPPVVPLPYGARQQAPNHRHQRAQPQPQAQQPRAPVIIYDASPKVIHTQPGEFLALVQRLTGPGAPAQYSYSTEAAAEPSAVPPQFQPQESLFSPAARYAAIERSVRPQPPGPAPYAGSWLDLDGFAEVLGPGRPGILSPVPSALPAAASVGLFSPLPFDTGSLSWLNDLSPFLASAGARDAPPFASSPGGLLLATPTVPSPGMMMRFFSDFPDL; encoded by the coding sequence ATGGTGGGAGGTGATCGGCCGGTACTCTCATCGGTTAGCCGACGGCTAGCGCCTACTATAATCTTTGGGAAGCACACACGACTTTTCCTTGGCTGTTCAGGTCAACAACCACCTTGCCCCGTGGGCCGTGGCTTCCTGCTGCTCCCGTTGATTTcttggcagcgtccgtccacagCTAGAAACCAAAGCACACTCGTCTTCTTCCTTCCCCATTCTGTCGGctactcttcttcctcctcctcccgctgCGAGCGATCCATGGACGCGTCGTCGTCGGAGGACCGTCAGTCGCCACGCAGCAGGCAGCTGCAGCTGCAGGGCCCGCGCCCCCCGCGGCTGTCCGTCAGCAAGGACTCCCACAAGGTCAGGAAGCCGCCCGTCGTGCCGCTGCCTTACGGAGCCCGGCAGCAAGCCCCCAACCACCGCCACCAGCGAGCTCAGCCGCAGCCGCAGGCGCAGCAGCCGCGGGCGCCGGTCATCATCTACGACGCCTCGCCCAAGGTCATCCACACCCAGCCCGGCGAGTTCCTGGCGCTCGTCCAGCGCCTCACCGGCCCGGGCGCGCCGGCCCAGTACTCTTACTCTACTGAGGCGGCGGCGGAGCCCTCTGCCGTGCCGCCGCAGTTCCAGCCGCAGGAATCACTTTTCTCGCCGGCAGCGAGGTACGCCGCCATCGAGAGGTCCGTCCGGCCGCAGCCGCCAGGGCCCGCGCCGTACGCCGGCTCCTGGCTGGACCTGGATGGCTTCGCCGAGGTCCTCGGCCCGGGACGGCCCGGGATCCTCTCGCCCGTGCCGTCGGCGCTGCCGGCGGCGGCCTCGGTGGGGCTGTTCTCGCCGCTGCCCTTCGACACCGGCTCCCTGTCCTGGCTCAACGACCTGAGCCCGTTCCTCGCCTCCGCCGGCGCCCGCGACGCGCCGCCCTTCGCGTCGAGCCCCGGCGGCCTGCTGCTCGCCACGCCCACCGTGCCCTCGCCGGGGATGATGATGAGGTTCTTCAGCGACTTTCCGGACCTGTAA